A segment of the Leptospira perdikensis genome:
TGCCGATTTTGAATCGGAAATTCGAAAACGTGGGTATCATAACACTGACAGTTTTTTTGCCACCCAAGACTGCATTCTAAAAGAAGCACGAGACCACTTAAAACTCGCCTACCAATGGGAAGGAGCGAATGCTCTCGACAAAGACTTGTTACGTGACCTAGCGGCTTGTCTTATCAAAATCAAAGATTACGGAATGGCTCTAGAAGTTTTACTTTACGGGGGAAACAAACAGTCCCCTGTCCTTTTGTACTTTTTAGCGGAAACACAAGTGATGACAGGAAATGAAAGAGAAGGAATCGAAACCTATCGAAATGCCTTTTTAAATGACCCGCAACTTTTTCCCCATACCATCGTTCGGTGGCCACCCCTTCTCACCCTCATCCAGAAGGCAAATGAGATCACCACAAAAGAAGAAGAGATGAAAGAACTCGTTCCCGTCCTTGCTTGGCGAGAAGGGATTTTTAATCCCCCTCTCAAAAAAGACGAATCCACAATCCAAATTTGGTTTTCGGAACTGAAGAGACTGGCGGATAGTAAAGAAAGAAGTGGTGGGTCGTTTCGTTTGGAAGCAAGGATCGAACAGTTCGCACTGGCCATCCTCCATTCGGCTGACGACATCCGTTCTAGAGATGCCGTCCAATTTGCCAAAGGATTTGTTTAGAGGTTTTTATCTTTCTACAGATTCGATAAGAAGTCTTAACTCATCAGCAGAAGACTCCCTTCCTGTTTTTTCATAATATAATTCGAGTTCTCGAAGTCCGTAAACAGCTCCAGGAGCCGATCGCAAACGATCGAGTAACACGCGTTTTTGGTAAGATTCATTTAGATCAAGGCTTGTTGGTTCATTTTGGTAGTTGTTTTGTTCAATCACAACACCAGCCGTATCTTGATTTCCAGTAAAAGTTGGTTCTTGAGAAGTGCGGCTCACAAGGATGAACACTAAACTGAGGGCCATCACAGCAGAAAAAGAATACTGAACGGTTCGGTTTTCGATTAAGTCTCGGAAAGTGAAGGAGATCTTTTGGTTGGGTTTGTCGATGGTAACGGATTCGAGGAGGTTGAAGAGGCGGGTGTCGAAGTCTTTTGACATTCGAGGAAGGATGGTGTCTTCCTTTTCCTTCACACGCTGGAAAAGAGAACAAATCTTATTTTCCAAAACCACATTGTCTGCCTCTTCCGGGAAGAGAGCCGGATATTGTGAACGAAACCAATCTTTTAAATTCATAAACTTATTTTTCAAAGAACCCTTCTCCCTTTTCGTCTTTCTGGATGAGGTGCTTCAAAAACTCCTTGGCCTTGAAGAGACGACTCTTAACAGTACCTACGTTACATTCCATGATCTCAGCAATTTCGTTATACGAAAGATTTTCGAAATAACGAAGTTCCAAAACCTGTTTGTAGGAATCTTCTAAGAGTGCGATCTTATCCATTAGATAACGAGACTCTTCAGAAAGTTCCAATTTTTTTTCATATCCGACACGAGAATCCACAAATTGGTTATCTCCCGAGTCATCCATGGGTTTTTCTCGACCCCTTTTCTTCTTAGCAAGCAAATCCTTGGACTTATTCACCACGATTCGGTAGAGCCAGGTATAAACCCCTGCCTCCGCACGAAAGTTTTGGATGGATTTATAACCAGAAATCAGGGCGTCTTGGACAATATCCTCCGCATCGTCTCCATCTTTTACCATGGAAACGGCTTTGCGGAACAATCGTTCCCGGAAAGGGGACACTAAGGTCATGTAGGCAGTCGGATCCCCTGCTTTGATCTTTTGGAGGAGGATTTTTTCCTTCTCCCGCAGGGTCATATTTTTGCCTTCTAGGGGGCGTGGCATGAGGCCCAGAATTTCGAATCCAAGAATTCTATCAATGTTTTTCGGTTGTTTGTTTGTGCTTTAGATCCGGTGAAACATGGTTTCGAGATCTTTTCTTGTGAGTTTGATGAGAGTGGGTCGGCCGTGAGGACAAAGGGATGGATTTTCACAGTAGGATAATCTTTGTAAAAGTTCCCCGATGATGGGGTCAGAGACTTGATCTCCCTTTTTGATAGCAGAACGACAGGCCACACATTTGGCCATTTCATCATAGAGTTCTTTGTCTTCTGGATCTTTTTGTTTGAACCTTTCCCATAAATCCAAAATGGTTTCTGTTTCTTTGCCGGGATCAATGTAGGATGGCACTTCTCGGATGAGAATGGTTCCACCCGAAAAAGGTTCGAGAGTGATTCCAAGTTCCAAAAACCGAGTCCGTTCTTCCAACATCTCTTCGGCTTCTTCTTTTGTCAGTTCCAGGCGAATGGGAGTGAGTAGGCTTTGTGACTTATACGCTTTGGATTTTAGGTCTCGCAAAACTTCTTCGTAACGAATCCTTTCGTGGGCCGTATGTTGATCGATGATATAGAGTCCATCCTCGGCTTCCGCAAGGATAAAGGTCTCAAATAGAACCCCGTAATGTTTTTTTGGAACAAAAAGATTGTGTTTGGTAAGATTCTCACCTAACAAATGCAGGTTGGTTCCAGCACCAATTCCTTCCAGCGAAAATCCTTGTCTTCCTTCAATGGAACTTGGGCCGATAAGTGTATCTCCATCGGTTTGGAGGTTTCCAAACATCCCTTGCCCAAATCCAAATCCTGGGCCACCAAACCCGGACCCTCCGGCATAAGATTCTCCCCCACGATTTTCATAGGGAATGGGCATCGAAAGTCTACGTCGCATTTCTAAAAATTCCACAGGGGTAGAAGTTCTTAAAACTTCTGTAATCCCTTGGAAAAGAATTCCTGTGATGGTTTCTTCTGATAAAAACCGGACTTCTTTTTTTTGCGGATGGACATTTACATCCACAAACTCACGAGGGAGATCAAAAAAAAGATAAGCATAAGGAAAGGCACCACTGGGCAGAAGTTCCCCATAACAACGTTTGAGAATTTGGGCAGAGAACTTTAATTCCACCGAACGGTTGTTCACAAAGAAAAACTGTCCGGCTCGAGAGGATTTATAAAAATCAGGATGAGAGATCCAACCGCGAAGGGTCATTCCATTCCGACTCGTTTGGATGGGAAGGAGATGGTCTCGGAGATTTTCACCGTAAACCGATAATACTCGTTCCAAACCGTCTTCGGGAACTACATTCAAAACTTCCTTTCCGTTCTGCAAATACCGAAATCCAATCTTTGGTTCGGAGACTGCCATGGTCTGGACACGAGCCCTGTTTTTTTTCTCTTCGCCCGTTTCTGTTTTTAAGAATTTCCGCCTAACTGGCGTATTATAAAATAAATCTTTGATTTCAATTTTGGTTCCTAAGAAAAAAGGAATTTCTTCTTCCTTTACAACCTTTCCCTCTTCGACTGTCACGCGGTAGGCGGTGCGATTTCCCTCTGTCCCTGATTCCAAAACCATCCGAGAAACAGATGCAATGGAGGCCAGAGCTTCGCCCCGAAACCCAAAGGTAAATAGATGTTCTAAGTCATGGAAATTTTGGATTTTAGAAGTGGCGTAACGTTTGATGGCAAGAGGTAAATCCTCTTTTTGGATTCCATGTCCATTGTCAGAGACAAGGATCCTACCGAACCCAGCGGAATCGGTGGCAATTTCAATCTTCGTGGCACCGGCATCGATGGAATTTTCGATGAGTTCTTTGAGAATCGAATGGGTGGATTCAATCACCTCTCCGGCGGCAATTTGGTTGATAAGATCCGCCGAAAGTGAATGAATGATGCCCATAGGACAATCATGGGATAGGGAACCTCCCTATCCAGAAAAATTTAGAGTGAATTACAGTCGGAGCAGGTGCCGGAAACCACAACATCTACGTGTTTCACTTGGAAGCCTAAACCTTCTAAATCGGTTTGGTCACTGAGTTTCAAAGGAGCCACGTCCAAAACCTTTCCACAATCGGAACAAAGCAAATGGGAGTGGTCTTCTAAAAACGCATCATAACGAACCGAATCCGATTCGATATTGAGTTTGTTTACCATCTTGTGTTCCACTAAGTATTCCAAGGAATTGTAGACAGTGGCAAAACTAATTTTGTCAGCTTTCCCTCTTACGGATTCAAAAACCATCTTTGCAGTCGGGTGGTCTTTTCTTTCTTTTAGGTCATGAAAAATAAGTTCTCTATGTTTTGTGAGTGCTTTCATACTATCGCCTTACCCTTAAATCATCTACAAATAATCAATGGGTCAAATGGAATTTGGTTTTTAGAATCCTTCCAGAAATTGATATTTGTCAATACCGAGGTTTTATGCCAGCATCCATCGACCAGTTTAAAACTTCACTTTCGCTTTGGGCGAGTGGAGTTTGTGTGATTACTTATGAATCAAAAGAAAAAAAAGGCGGAATTACTGTTTCTAGTTTTTCTTCTGTTTCCTTAGAACCGCCGTTAGTTTTATTCTGTTTGGCCAAAGACTCCAGCGCCAAAGAACCCATTGAAAAAGCCGGAAACTTCGTGGTGAATATTCTTTCTTCCGAACAAAAACAAATTTCCGCTGATTTTGCTTCTGGTTCCCTGGACAAAGCGGTAGTTTTGGAAGGACTAAAACCAGGAACTCTTTCCACCGGAGCCCCAGTTTTACCGGATTCGTTGGCCTCACTCGACTGTAAAGTGAACCAAACCATCGATGCTGGGGACCATTGGATCCTCATCGGTCTTGTGGAAGCTGTGGTAACTCGGGAAGGTTCTCCCCTCCTCTACTTCAATCGTAATTATAGGGAACTCGTTTAAGGAATCAGTATGGAAAAAGAGAAAGTTAGTCTGGAAGATGCAAAAGAACACGGACTTACAGAAACTGAATTTGTAGAGATCCAAAAGATCTTAGGAAGAATGCCAAACTCTACGGAACTGGGGATCTTCTCCGCCATGTGGTCGGAACACTGCTCTTATAAAAATTCAATTTTAAAATTAAAAACACTACCAACCAAGTCGGACAAACTTTTAGCGCAAGCTGGGGAAGAAAATGCAGGGGCCATGGACATCGGTGATGGTCTAGCAGTTGTTTTCAAAATCGAAAGCCACAACCATCCAACGGCCGTAGAACCTTACCAAGGTGCAGCAACAGGTGTTGGTGGGATCATGAGAGATATTTTTACGATGGGGGCAAGACCCATCACTTCTCTCAACTCACTACGGTTTGGTGATCCAAAAGAAGCTCGTAATAAATATCTTTTAACAAGAGCCGTCAAAGGAATTGGTGATTACGGAAACTCTCTTGGGATTGCTGTAGGTGGTGGAGAATTATTCATCCATCCGACTTTCACAAAAAATCCACTCGTCAATGCGATGACAGTGGGAATTGCTCGTCACGACCAAATGGCTTCTGCTTCTACCAAAGGAAAGGTAGGATACAAAGTGTACATCGTGGGTGCCACAACAGGAAGAGATGGAATCCATGGTGCCAGTTTTGCCTCCAAAGACCTAACCAAAGAATCCGAAGAAAAAAGATCCGCAGTACAGGTGGGTGATCCCTTTATGGAAAAACTTCTGATGGAAGCATCGCTCGAAGCCATCCAAAAGAACTTACTTGTAGGAATCCAAGATATGGGAGCGGCCGGAATTTCTTGTGCTACATCCGAGATGAGTGCCAAAGGAAAAACCGGAATGGACGTGGACTTAAACAAAGTTCCCCTCCGTGAGTCGGATATGAACGCTTACGAAATTATGCTTTCCGAATCCCAAGAACGAATGCTTGTCATTCCAGAAACAGGAAAGGAAGAAGAACTAGTTTCTATCTTCCACAAATGGGGACTGAATGCAGTGGAGATTGGAACGGTCACTGGTGATGGGATCCTTCGCATCCGAAAAGATGGAAAACTCAAAGCAGAAATCCCGGCAGACTCACTCGTACTGGGTGGTGGTGCCCCAAGATATGTAAGAGAAGAAAAAAGGCCGGCTTACCTCGATGAGGTGACAAAGTTTGATCCAAAAAAAATCAATGATTTGTCGAAAGACACGGTTTCCCAAACTCTAAACACCCTACTCTCTTCTTTAAATATCAGCTCCAGACGCCCCCTCTATGAACAATATGATACAGAAGTGGGACTTGTGAAAGTGGTAGAACCTGGGGAAGACGGCGGGCTCGTTCGGATCCCTGGAACCAAAAAAGGAATTGCTGTGGCCACAGACTGTAACTCGCGTTACACGTATCTGAACCCATACGAAGGGGCACAAATTGCTGTTTGTGAATCGGCAAGAAACGTTGCCTCTACGGGAGCGGAACCTTACGGGGTCACAAACAACCTAAATTTTGGAAATCCCTACATCCCAGAAAACTATTATATCTTTAGTGAATGTGTGAGAGGACTTGGGGATGCTTGTCGTTTCCTTGGACTTCCCGTAACTGGTGGAAACGTATCTTTTTACAATGAATCTCCAGAAGGACCAGTCTTCCCAACACCTACGATTGGTATGGTGGGAGTGATTGATGACGTGGCGAAAGGGATTCATACCTACCCTCGCATTGAGGAAGAAGTAGTCTATGCCCTTGTGGGAGAATTCCAGCCAACTATCTCTGCCTCAGAGTATCTTTACCGTTTTCATGGCCTAGACACAGGAAAAATTCCAACCATTTCTCTTGCGAAAGAAAAAGCGGCCATCGACACACTGATCTCTTGCCGTAAAGAAGGACTTCTCACTTCCGCAAAAGACCTGTCACTCGGTGGCCTTCTCGTGGCACTTGCTAAAATTGTAATTTCTGGAGACAAGGGACTCGAAGTCAACTTAGAAGGATTACAAAAAAGTTTTTCACGTCTAGACGAACTTTGTTTTGGTGAAACAGGTGCTACCTTTGTTGTGAGTTTCCTACCCAAAGACGAAGAGAAAGTCAAAGAAAAATACACCAAAGCAGGACTTGGTTTCACAACTCTTGGTAAATCCAATTCCAAATCTTCTCTTTCTGTCAAAGGAAATGGATTCCAATGGGAATGGACTTCCAAATCATTAGAAACAGAATTTGAAGCTGGGCTTAAAGGTTATTTCGAATAGACAAAACTAAATTTTGTTAGAGGATGGGCCGAATGCGCCTATCCTTCTATTCTTTTATTTTATTACTGCTTTGTATCCAATGTACAAGTATCGCCAAACGACAAGAATATGAAGATTCCCTCCGCGCTTACAAAAAAGCCAATCTAGAAAATGCAATTGATTACTTACCCACAGAAGAACGAAAAGGTTTTATTGCGATTCTCGAACGAGCGCATTTGAGCTTTTTAAAAGGCGAAACAGACTACAAACATCTAGCAACATTAGCAGAAGAAAGTAAGGAACGCCTTCGTTTCAGTGCCTCAAGATCCCTAAAATCTTTTTTCTATATGGAAACTGAAGAAGGATACTACGCCTCTGAAGCAGAAATCATCTACCTCCATATCCTCCTTGGATTGTATTATGTAAGAGCGGGTGAATACGATAAAGGAAAAATCCAAGCGCGGTATGCGGGGAACTTACTTAGTGGGGAATGGAGTGCAGAAGGCCAATTTGATGACCCCACCTTACGTCTATTACTTGCTTCCCTTTGGCTTTCCACTGGTTCCATCGAAGAAGCCAAAGTGGATTTCAGAAAAGCAAGCCAATTAAAACCCCAATCGAGTACTTTACGTGCGATGGCAAATGAAAGGTATTCCGAAAATGAAGAGTTTATTTTAGTATTTGGTGGTCCTGGAGCCGAAC
Coding sequences within it:
- a CDS encoding LIMLP_12425 family protein → MNLKDWFRSQYPALFPEEADNVVLENKICSLFQRVKEKEDTILPRMSKDFDTRLFNLLESVTIDKPNQKISFTFRDLIENRTVQYSFSAVMALSLVFILVSRTSQEPTFTGNQDTAGVVIEQNNYQNEPTSLDLNESYQKRVLLDRLRSAPGAVYGLRELELYYEKTGRESSADELRLLIESVER
- a CDS encoding RNA polymerase sigma factor, which gives rise to MPRPLEGKNMTLREKEKILLQKIKAGDPTAYMTLVSPFRERLFRKAVSMVKDGDDAEDIVQDALISGYKSIQNFRAEAGVYTWLYRIVVNKSKDLLAKKKRGREKPMDDSGDNQFVDSRVGYEKKLELSEESRYLMDKIALLEDSYKQVLELRYFENLSYNEIAEIMECNVGTVKSRLFKAKEFLKHLIQKDEKGEGFFEK
- the mutL gene encoding DNA mismatch repair endonuclease MutL, with the protein product MGIIHSLSADLINQIAAGEVIESTHSILKELIENSIDAGATKIEIATDSAGFGRILVSDNGHGIQKEDLPLAIKRYATSKIQNFHDLEHLFTFGFRGEALASIASVSRMVLESGTEGNRTAYRVTVEEGKVVKEEEIPFFLGTKIEIKDLFYNTPVRRKFLKTETGEEKKNRARVQTMAVSEPKIGFRYLQNGKEVLNVVPEDGLERVLSVYGENLRDHLLPIQTSRNGMTLRGWISHPDFYKSSRAGQFFFVNNRSVELKFSAQILKRCYGELLPSGAFPYAYLFFDLPREFVDVNVHPQKKEVRFLSEETITGILFQGITEVLRTSTPVEFLEMRRRLSMPIPYENRGGESYAGGSGFGGPGFGFGQGMFGNLQTDGDTLIGPSSIEGRQGFSLEGIGAGTNLHLLGENLTKHNLFVPKKHYGVLFETFILAEAEDGLYIIDQHTAHERIRYEEVLRDLKSKAYKSQSLLTPIRLELTKEEAEEMLEERTRFLELGITLEPFSGGTILIREVPSYIDPGKETETILDLWERFKQKDPEDKELYDEMAKCVACRSAIKKGDQVSDPIIGELLQRLSYCENPSLCPHGRPTLIKLTRKDLETMFHRI
- a CDS encoding Fur family transcriptional regulator, whose amino-acid sequence is MKALTKHRELIFHDLKERKDHPTAKMVFESVRGKADKISFATVYNSLEYLVEHKMVNKLNIESDSVRYDAFLEDHSHLLCSDCGKVLDVAPLKLSDQTDLEGLGFQVKHVDVVVSGTCSDCNSL
- a CDS encoding flavin reductase family protein; this encodes MPASIDQFKTSLSLWASGVCVITYESKEKKGGITVSSFSSVSLEPPLVLFCLAKDSSAKEPIEKAGNFVVNILSSEQKQISADFASGSLDKAVVLEGLKPGTLSTGAPVLPDSLASLDCKVNQTIDAGDHWILIGLVEAVVTREGSPLLYFNRNYRELV
- the purL gene encoding phosphoribosylformylglycinamidine synthase subunit PurL, which translates into the protein MEKEKVSLEDAKEHGLTETEFVEIQKILGRMPNSTELGIFSAMWSEHCSYKNSILKLKTLPTKSDKLLAQAGEENAGAMDIGDGLAVVFKIESHNHPTAVEPYQGAATGVGGIMRDIFTMGARPITSLNSLRFGDPKEARNKYLLTRAVKGIGDYGNSLGIAVGGGELFIHPTFTKNPLVNAMTVGIARHDQMASASTKGKVGYKVYIVGATTGRDGIHGASFASKDLTKESEEKRSAVQVGDPFMEKLLMEASLEAIQKNLLVGIQDMGAAGISCATSEMSAKGKTGMDVDLNKVPLRESDMNAYEIMLSESQERMLVIPETGKEEELVSIFHKWGLNAVEIGTVTGDGILRIRKDGKLKAEIPADSLVLGGGAPRYVREEKRPAYLDEVTKFDPKKINDLSKDTVSQTLNTLLSSLNISSRRPLYEQYDTEVGLVKVVEPGEDGGLVRIPGTKKGIAVATDCNSRYTYLNPYEGAQIAVCESARNVASTGAEPYGVTNNLNFGNPYIPENYYIFSECVRGLGDACRFLGLPVTGGNVSFYNESPEGPVFPTPTIGMVGVIDDVAKGIHTYPRIEEEVVYALVGEFQPTISASEYLYRFHGLDTGKIPTISLAKEKAAIDTLISCRKEGLLTSAKDLSLGGLLVALAKIVISGDKGLEVNLEGLQKSFSRLDELCFGETGATFVVSFLPKDEEKVKEKYTKAGLGFTTLGKSNSKSSLSVKGNGFQWEWTSKSLETEFEAGLKGYFE